One Triplophysa rosa linkage group LG21, Trosa_1v2, whole genome shotgun sequence DNA segment encodes these proteins:
- the atp6ap1b gene encoding V-type proton ATPase subunit S1b yields the protein MTEVDVETRRSSFSTMAFASVLLFIFSFYSCYAQVPLLMWTSDGYSLPHLTQHPAGHVVCDGHLVSYLKSALNTAPHNVLLFLQDKLSIDDFTVYGGVFGNKQDSAFSNIEAALQASSNPLVLPSIVWSASDSVLELFQQELGIPAVHISPSTLEEFQLNATQPSLLAVHLPYTTGTETKEMLLKNDKIIGEVLGKFKSHGVPYTAVYTSLKPSIITQETPMMAESAMGRSLLQAPPQASVKPPVTFRNTEGHPCILLWAENLNVSFKETWVDLGPATFNGSATLNGSTCNQTLSRLVLNYQNVFKLKPLRLIFSMRNSLFPVSARNWSVMEQVVIEYDGKTSVFNGSGGIYSPAEYSFHCQSVSSIQSPLLVPTESAAQWRLSFTDFQIQGFNVTGGNFSYASDCAGFFTPGIWMGLLTTLLMVLILTYGLHMIMQVRTMDRFDDPKGPAISVPLNE from the exons ATGACGGAAGTTGACGTTGAAACGCGGCGTAGTAGCTTTTCAACAATGGCCTTCGCttcagttttattatttatattttcattttatagctGTTATGCTCAAGTGCCACTGCTCATGTGGACCAGTGACGG GTACAGCTTGCCACATCTAACCCAACACCCAGCCGGTCATGTAGTGTGCGATGGACATCTAgtgtcttatttaaaatctgccTTAAATACTGCTCCACATAATGTTTTACTCTTTCTACAGGATAAG CTTAGCATAGATGACTTTACTGTTTACGGCGGCGTGTTTGGGAACAAGCAAGATAGTGCCTTTTCCAACATAGAG GCAGCACTTCAGGCATCGTCCAATCCCCTGGTGTTGCCTTCTATTGTCTGGTCAGCATCAGATTCAGTACTGGAACTCTTCCAGCAAGAGCTGGGCATCCCAGCAGTCCACATCAGTCCGAGCACTCTGGAAGAATTTCAGCTAAATGCTACCCAGCCTTCACTGCTGGCTGTCCACCTCCCCTACACTACCGG TACTGAGACGAAGGAAATGCTCCTTAAAAATG ATAAAATCATCGGAGAGGTTCTTGGCAAGTTTAAATCTCACGGTGTGCCTTATACAGCCGTATACACCAGCCTGAAGCCTTCCATT ATCACTCAGGAGACTCCAATGATGGCAGAAAGTGCCATGGGACGTTCATTACTTCAGGCTCCACCACAGGCATCTGTGAAACCTCCGGTTACATTTAGAAACACAGAGGGACACCCGTGTATTCTGCTATGGGCTGAAAACCTCAATGTTAGTTTTAAGGAGACATGGGTTGATCTGGGCCCAGCGACCTTTAATGGTTCTGCCACCTTGAATGGTTCAACTTGCAACCAAACTCTTTCAAG actCGTCCTAAATtaccaaaatgtttttaagttaAAACCCCTTCGGCTTAT CTTCTCCATGCGCAACAGCCTCTTTCCGGTGTCGGCTCGTAACTGGAGCGTCATGGAGCAGGTGGTGATAGAGTATGATGGGAAGACATCAGTCTTTAATGGTAGTGGTGGTATCTATTCCCCTGCGGAGTATTCTTTCCATTGCCAGAGTGTGAGCAGCATACAGAGCCCCCTGCTGGTGCCTACTGAAAGTGCTGCCCAGTGGAGGCTGTCCTTCACAGATTTTCAG atcCAAGGCTTCAATGTTACGGGTGGAAATTTTTCATATGCCAGTGATTGTGCGGGTTTCTTCACTCCAGGGATTTGGATGGGCCTCCTTACCACTCTCCTCATGGTCCTGATCCTCACTTACGGCCTGCACATGATTATGCAAGTTCGCACCATGGACCGCTTTGATGATCCAAAAGGCCCAGCTATATCAGTGCCTTTAAATGAGTGA
- the gdi1 gene encoding rab GDP dissociation inhibitor alpha yields the protein MDEEYDVIVLGTGLTECILSGIMSVNGKKVLHMDRNPYYGGESSSITPLEELYKRFGISDSPPESMGRGRDWNVDLIPKFLMANGQLVKMLLYTEVTRYLDFKVVEGSFVYKGGKIYKVPSTETEALASNLMGMFEKRRFRKFLVFVANFDENDPKTLEGVDPKLTTMGEVYKKFDLGQDVIDFTGHALALYRTDDYLEQPCLETINRIKLYSESLARYGKSPYLYPLYGLGELPQGFARLSAIYGGTYMLNKPVDEIVIEDGHVVGVKSEGEIARCKQLICDPSYIPDRVQKVGQVIRVICVLSHPIKNTNDANSCQIIIPQNQVNRKSDIYVCMISYAHNVAAQGKYIAIASTTVETSDPEAEIEPALELLEPIDQKFVAISDMYDPTDDGTDSQVFASRSYDATTHFETTCNDIKDIYKRMTGSDFDFENMKRKQNDVFGEDEQ from the exons ATGGATGAGGAATATGATGTTATCGTATTGGGAACCGGACTTACA GAATGCATTCTTTCTGGGATCATGTCCGTGAATGGGAAGAAAGTCTTGCATATGGACAGGAATCCATATTACGGAGGTGAAAGTTCCTCCATCACACCCTTGGAGGAG ctCTATAAGAGATTTGGGATTTCAGACAGCCCCCCAGAGTCAATGGGCCGGGGAAGAGACTGGAATGTTGATCTTATCCCTAAATTCCTGATGGCCAATG GTCAGTTAGTTAAGATGCTTCTATACACTGAAGTGACCAGATATCTCGACTTTAAAGTGGTTGAGGGAAGCTTTGTGTACAAAGGGGGGAAAATCTACAAAGTGCCCTCAACTGAGACGGAGGCTCTTGCTTCAA acCTAATGGGAATGTTCGAGAAAAGACGTTTCCGGAAGTTCCTAGTTTTTGTGGCCAACTTTGATGAGAATGACCCCAAGACGTTAGAAGGTGTTGATCCCAAACTCACAACAATGGGAGAAGTGTACAAGAAGTTTGATTTAGGACAGGATGTCATAGACTTCACAGGACATGCCTTGGCCCTCTACAGGACAGACGA TTACCTTGAGCAGCCGTGTCTGGAGACCATCAATCGGATCAAACTCTACAGTGAATCTCTGGCACGCTATGGGAAGAGCCCTTACCTGTACCCACTGTACGGATTAGGAGAGCTGCCCCAGGGATTTGCTAG GTTAAGTGCAATTTACGGTGGAACCTATATGTTAAACAAACCAGTGGATGAGATAGTTATTGAGGATGGCCACGTGGTGGGCGTGAAATCTGAAGGAGAG ATTGCACGCTGCAAACAGCTCATCTGTGACCCCAGCTACATCCCGGACCGTGTGCAGAAAGTAGGCCAGGTGATAAGAGTCATCTGCGTCCTTAGTCATCCCATAAAAAATACTAATGATGCCAACTCCTGCCAGATCATCATCCCTCAGAATCAAGTGAACCGCAAATCAG ATATCTACGTGTGCATGATCTCCTACGCTCATAATGTGGCGGCTCAGGGGAAATATATTGCCATTGCAAGCACCACTGTGGAAACCTCGGATCCTGAAGCTGAAATCGAACCTGCTCTGGAACTTCTTGAACCCATTGACCAAAA GTTTGTGGCCATCAGTGATATGTATGATCCCACAGATGATGGTACAGACAGTCAG GTATTTGCATCACGGTCTTACGATGCCACCACTCACTTCGAGACGACCTGTAACGACATCAAAGACATCTACAAGCGCATGACAGGAAGTGACTTCGACTTTGAGAACATGAAGCGTAAACAGAATGACGTCTTTGGGGAGGATGAACAGTGA